The Bacillota bacterium sequence ATGCTGCAGGCTGACGGCGGCGACGTGGAACTGGTAGGCATCGAAGGCGGGGTGGTCAAGGTACGGCTGAAGGGGACCTGCGGTGGATGTCCCTTTGCCGCCATGACCATCAAGAACGGGATCGAGGCGGCTCTGAAGGCCGAGATCCCCGAGGTCAAGAGCGTACAGGCGGTTTAAGGACCGGAAGGGGGGAACCCGGCGATCGGGATGCACCCGTCGCCATACGGCGTCCTGGGCGCAGCCGTAGTCTCCGTATCCTTCAGTTCCCTGTTCATCCGACTCAGCTCTGCTCCGCCCCTCGCTATTGCCGCATATCGCATGGGAATTACTACCCTCATCCTGGCTGCGCTACTCATGATTTTGGATAGGGGTGCCCTGAGGCACCTGGGGAGGAAGGAACTGGGCTGGTGTTTGCTCTCCGGCTTCTTCTTGGCACTGCACTTTGCTGCCTGGATCACTTCCCTCTTTTATACTACGGTGGCCAGTTCCACGGTGCTGGTGTCGATGCAGCCGCTGTTCGTCATGGCGGGTTCCCACTTTTTGTACCGGGAAAAGGTGCCGCCGCTGGGCCTGGCGGCGGCGGCCCTGGCCATCGCCGGAAGCGGTTTCATCGGCGGGGGAGACCTCCGCGCCGGAGGGGCCTTCCTCTGGGGGGACATCCTGGCGCTTTTTGGCGCGGCCATGGTGGCGGGGTACGTCCTCATCGGCAGACGCCTGCGCCAGAGGCTGAGCCTGCTCGGGTACACTGTCCCCGTATACGGATTCTGCAGTCTGGTGCTGTTCGCGATGTGCGCCCTCACCGGACAACCACTGGCCGGCTTCTCGGGCCGGGACTGGCTGCTCTTCCTGTCCCTGGCTGTCGTCCCCACCATCGGGGGCCATACCCTGTACAACTACACCCTGCGCTTCCTGCCCGCCCACGTGGTGTCCGTGGCCAGCCTGGGGGAACCGGTGGGTGCCTCCCTGCTGGTGCTGGCCTTCCTGGGGGAGGTCCCGGCCGCCACCACCGTCCTGGGAGGTTTCTTGGCCCTGGGCGGGATCGCCTGGTTCCTGGTCCTGACCACTCCCGTCCGTGGCAAGAGGTGGAATGCCCGTGTATGCTAAGCCCCGTTACCTGGTAGCCGGAGACAGCAGCCTGGTGGTGGAGCTGGGGGAGGGGATCGACCCCGCCGTCAACCGCCGCGTGCAGGGGTTGGCCCGCCTTATCAGGGAGCACGGTCCCGCCGGGGTCGTCGAGGTGATTCCTTCTTACCGGTCCGTGCTGGTTTACTACCGGCCGTGGGAACTGCCTCCCCATGCCCTGCTGGGCTGGCTGGCCCGCCTGGAGGTATGGGAACCAGACCCCGCGCCCTCGCGGCTCGTACGCATACCTGTGGCCTACGGGGGAGAGTTCGGGCCCGACCTGGAGGAGATTGCCCGTTTTTCCCGCCTGTCCCCGGAGGAGGTGGTGGCGATCCACGCGGGCCAGGAGTACATGGTGTATTGCCTGGGGTTCGCTCCCGGCTTCCCCTTTCTGGGCAAGGTGCCTCCCGAGATCGCCATGCCGCGACTCGCCACTCCGCGTACTCGGGTGCCGGCAGGGTCGGTGGGGATAGCCGGGGAGCAAACCGGTATCTACCCTTCCGAGAGCCCGGGTGGATGGCGCCTGCTGGGCCGTACGCCCCTTTCCCTGTTCGTACCTCGCCGTGACCCTCCCGCGCTGTTGCAGCCCGGCGACCGGGTGCGACTGCAACCCATCAGCGCCGAGGAGTTCCGGGAATGGCAGGAGCGTGCCCAGCGGTGCGGACCCGAAGAACTGTGGGGGGGACTGGTGGAGGAGGGTCGGGAGGAGGGGAGCGGATCGCCGTGGGATTGATCAGGGTTGTAGAAGGGGGACTGCTCACCACGGTTCAGGACCTGGGTCGTTTCGGATACCAGGCCCTCGGAGTTTCCCCTGCGGGGGCCGTGGACGAGTACGCCTTTCGCCTGGCCAATTGGGCGGTTGGGAATCCCCCCGGTGCGGCTGCCCTGGAGATAACCCTCGTCGGCCCCCGACTGTCCTTCACCCGGGAAACGCTGGTGGCCATTACGGGTGCCGACCTGGGGCCTGTAGTGGACGGCGAGCCTTTCCCCATGTGGAAGGCGGTTACGGTGCCGGCGGGGGGCACCCTCGCCTTCACGGGCGGTGCTCGGGGATGCCGGGCCTACCTGGCGGTGGCGGGAGGAATCGACGTGCCGCCCGTCCTGGGCTCCCGGTCCACCGACCTCCTGGGCCGGTTCGGGGGCCTGGAGGGACGTGCCCTGCGGGCGGGAGACGAGCTTCCCATCGGCGCTCCGCCGGCGGGGGCCGGGCCCCGTCCCATCCCCCCGGAGCTGGTACCCCTGTACCCCGAGCACGTGCTCGCGCGGGTGGTACTGGGTCCCCAGGAGGATCACTTCACCTCCGAGGGGTTGCGGGTATTCCTGGGATCCTGCTACCAGGTCACCCCCCAGTCCGACCGCATGGGGTTACGCCTTGAGGGTCCCGTCATCCGCCACCGGGGAAGGGCGGACATTGTCTCCGATGGGATGCCGGCGGGTGCTGTGCAAGTACCCCAGGATGGCCGGCCCCTGGTGGTGCTGGCCAACCGCCAGACGGTGGGCGGTTATCCCAAGATCGCCACCGTGATCTCCGCCGACCTCTGGCGCCTGGCCCAGCTTCGCCCGGGATGCCGGGTATCGTTCCGCGCCGTCACACCGGAGGAAGCCCACCGGCTGGCCATCCGGTACTGGCAACTTTGGGACGAGGATCAACTGGCGGCGCGGGTGAGGGAACAGACGACCAGGTGGCAGATCACGATTTCCGGCTTCCGCTATTCGCTCTCTCTGGAAGAGTCTCAGGAAGAGTAGTCACCGCCGTCCGCGAAGCCGGCGTACATAGTGCTGCAAAGGAGCTGATGGAATTGCTCGTGCGCGAATTCGGGACGGGCCGTTGCCTGATGGGCCGTTTGTCCCCCGGAGATGACCTGCTGGGGACCCTGGAGGCCCTGGTGAGGGAAAGGAGCATCACATCCGGGCAGGTCCAGTTCATCGGGGCGCTGCAGAAAGGTGCCCTGGGATACTACGATCAGACGGTGCGTCAGTATCGCGTCATCACTCTGGATCGGCATCTGGAGATAGCGGCGGGGATGGGAAATGTATCCCTCCGGGACGGCCAACCCATGGTACATGCTCACCTGGTGCTTTCCGACGAGGAGGGGCACTGCTGGGGAGGCCACTTGGTTCCGGGCAACGTGGTATTTGCCTGCGAGTTCGCCCTCCTGGTACTGGAGGGTGAACCCTGGTCCCGCTACCCCGACGATTACACCGGCCTCGCCCTCTGGCGCCAGCCCGGCGCCGCCACGGCAGCCTGCCGCCCGGCCGCGGGGTGCGGTGCCCGGCGAGGAAACTGAGGAGGGAAGACACGATGGAGAGGGAGACACCGGCAGGATGGCAGATGCAGCGGGTCTCGAGTTACCACCGGGGGCAGAGCTTCCCGGGACGCCAGGGGGAGAGACCAGCTCCCTACCGTGAATATCCGGAGCGTCTGGCCCTGGTGCAGCTTCCCCAGCCGGTTACTACGGGAGGTCCCGGGCTCTGGGAGGTGATGAGGACCCGCCGCACGGAGCGCTCGTACCGCCCCGACGCCATCACCCCGGTCGAAGTGGCCCAGCTGGTATGGGCGGCCCAGGGCATCACCGGCAACCACCTGCGCCTGCGTACGGTCCCCTCGGCGGGGGCTCTGCATCCCTTCGAACTCTTCCTGGTGGTGAACCGGGTGACCGGCCTGGAGCCGGGGCTCTACCACTACCACGTGCCCACCGCTTCCCTGGAGTTCCTGCGGCCGGGTGAGCTGGGGGACACTCTGGCCCGAGCGGCCCTCGACCAGGACATGATGTCCCGGGCTGCGCTCAACGTGGCCCTGGCCGCCGTGGTGAGGCGCGCGGTCTGGCGGTACCACGAGCGAGCGTGGCGTTACATGTACCTGGATGCCGGGCACATCATGCAGAACCTGGCACTGGCGGCTGCCGCGCTGGGGCTGGGGCTATGTCCCATCGGCGCCTACTACGACGGTGAGGTGGACCACCTCTTCGGTCTGGACGGGGAGGAGGAAACCATCATGTACATGGCGTCGATAGGACGTAGGCTCTGAGGTGCGGCCAGGGGAGCCCTCGTTTGCCCTTCGGCTTCGCACGAGCGCCTCGAGGGTGTGGGTTCCGGGTTCGCGTGGCGCGCTAGCGGATATACTGGTCGGGGAGGTGGTGCTCGTGGGCGAGACTCCCCGGCCTCCCCGGCGGGAAGGCGAGGACAAGGCGGGTGACCCGCGACAGGATCCCCAGTTGCAGGCGGAGATTTACGAGGAGCAAGCCTCGCGCCAGCCCCAGTTGATCCCCCTCCTGTTCGCCTGGACGCAGCCGGATGAGATCAGGGATCGTTCCCATTACCTTTCCCGTCTCGTGCGTGGCAAGGCGGTGAGGGAAAAAGGAGGAATCAGCCCCGGCGAAGCGAATCCCCGCTAGGGAACCGCGCCTGGCCGCCGGGCTTGCCGGATGAAGGAGGAGCCAGCGGCCGGTAGCCGATTGCCTGGGGGGACTGTGTGAGCAGGGTTATTGCCCGCTGGCGGCAGAGATTCAGGCTCCTGCTGCTGGCGTATCAACTACCGGATGCCGTAACCCGAGAGAACGCGTACAACAGCCTGGTGGACGGGGCCCTTTTTGCGGCAGCGCAGGGCCTCACCAATCCTTTTCTGGGTCCTTTTGCCATGGCCCTGGGGGGCTCGGATGTCCACGTGGGACTGGTAACGGCGGCGCCGGCCCTGGGGGGTCTGGTGGGCCAGTTGCCCGCGGTGTGGCTCACCGAGCGGTCGCCCACCCGTATGCCGGTGGTGCTTGCCTATACCCTGGTTCACCGCCTGTTCTTCCTGTTCTTCGCTGCATTGCCGTTCCTGGTCGGAATTCCGCGGGCGTGGTTGCTGGTGATCGGGTTGGGGCTGGCCACCATCCCCGCCACGGTGACGAACACGGCTTGGACCACCCTGATGGCCGAACTGTTCCCGGGCCGTTTGCGGGCTCAGGTTTTCGCGGACCGCAACATGTGGGCGGCTCTGGCTACCCTGGCGGGAACGGCGGTGGCCGGTCCCCTGCTGGATGCCCTGCCGGAACCCTGGAACTGGTGGGCGCTATTCCTCCTGGCCTTCGCCTGCCTGATGGGGTCTTACCTGTTCCTTGCCCGCCTGCGGGAGGAGACACCACGGGCAGGGGTGCCGGCGGGCCAGGCCTCTGCAGGCTTGCGGGGCTACGGAGAAATCCTGCGCAACCGGGAATTTCTGGCCTTTCTGTTCCCGGTGGCCGTCTTTTACAGCGGCATGATGCTGGCTGTCCCCATGTACCCCATCATCTACGTGCGCAAGTTAGACCTGGCGAACAGCTGGATAGCTTCGTTTTCCCTCGTCTCCGGGATTTGCTCCGTTGTAACCTACCGCTACTGGGGGCGGGTGTGCGTGCGACGGGGGAACCACTTCGTTTTTACCCTGGCCGCGGCCGTCCATGTCGCCTTTCCCCTCGGATACGCCCTGGCAGGATCCCCTTACGTGCTCCTGTTCTGGTCAGTGGTGGGAGGAGTGTTCGGGGCCGCTTTCAACCTGGCCCTCTTCAACCTGCTGCTCGACGTGTCTCCGGGTGAAGGCCGTCCGCGGTACGTGGGTGTGTATAACCTCGTCATCAACGGCACTACCCTGATCTTTCCCATGCTGGGCGTGGCTGCTTTCATGGCCTGGGGTCTGTACGTGGCCATGGGGATATCCACCCTGGGTAGACTGCTGGGGACCGGCCTGCTGATCTACTATGCTCGCACCACCCGCCCGGGGCTGCCGCGGGCGGTAGCGCAGTTGCCCGCCTGAGGCCGTCAGCGGGACAGGGACTGCAGCCAGGGTCGGGGTCCGATCAGCGACATGGGGTCCACCGCGGTGAAACCCACGGTGGTGGACCAGTGCAGGTGGGGGCCGGTGGAGAACCCGGTGTTTCCAACCCACCCCACCACCTGGCCCTTTGTGACCCTATCGCCCACCTTCACACCGATCCGGCTCAGGTGAGAGTAAGAAGAGAACAGGAAGAGACCGTGATCGATGATCACCGTCAGTCCGGCAGCGTGCAGGCGGCCGGCAAACACCACCTGCCCGCCGTTGGTTGCCAGCACGGGTGCTCCGGCGGGAGCCGCCAGGTCGATGCCCGAGTGCCTGCCTGCCTCCCGGTCGTTGATGTAGCGGGTCAAGCCGTAAGGGGTGCTTACCGGCGCGTCGACGGGCATGATGAATTCCCCCTCCCACAGGGGACGGGGGGCGGAGTTGCTCTTGGCTTTCCTGACTCTTGCCTGATCTTCCCGTAGCTTTTGCTCAGACCGTGCTTCCGTCTGAGACGGAGTAGCCCGGATGCGGGAGACGGGGAACTGGCGCGGCCGCACGTTGACCATAGCGGTGACTTCGCCAGGCGCGCCCGGCCCCTCGAGTCGTGCCGTCACCAAGGCCTTACCCGGGTCCTGGGATGCCGGGACTCCCACCAGTGCCACCAGGCGGTTGCCCACCTGGAACATGGGCTGTTCCCTTCCAAATGCCTCCAGGGTAGCTGCGGGGAGGGGTCCCCCGATGGTCCACAGGGTACCCAGGGCGGCCTCGCCGGGGGCGAGATCAGCGGGCTCCACGACCAGCAGGAATTGCGGGGATGCGGGCGGGGGGTGGAAAGGCAGAGACTGGCGGCAACCGGTGGTGCCCACCAGGCACAATCCCAGCAGGAAGAGCATCGTTGCCAGCCGGGCGGGAGGCCCGCACTGGGTCTTGCCGGGCACCTTGCCTCACCCCCTGGCCCTTTTGTGTAACATCTTGGCGCCCATTATGGTGAAGTCCTTCCCGGCGAGCCGGCGATTCTCACCACCGGAGCGGGCTCCGGCATATATTATGGTAGCCCAGGGGTATCTGTGGCCTACCAGATTTCCGGGAAGAAAGGAGGTTTAGAAGTGAGCCAGATAAGACAGCAACTGATCGTCACCCGGGAGCCGCTCCGCCTGGAGGAGGTGGTGGCTGAGGGAACGACCCAGCAAAACGTGCTGGGCACCATCGTGGTTCCGCCCCAGAAGCCCAGCGTCACCCAGGTCATCGACAGCATGGGTCAGGTGACCATAACCAAGGTGACTGTTGTCCCCGACAAGGTGCTGGTGGAAGGCATCCTGTCGGTGAAGGTCATCTACGAGGCGGCGGTACCGGCCCAGACAGTGCACGTGGTACACGGTGACATCGCCTTCACCGGGTTCGTGGTGCTCCCCGGCGTGGAACCCGACATGGTCGCCCAGGTGACGGCCGAGATCGAGCACCTGGCGGTGGACGTGGGTGTCGACGGGCGAACCCTGGAGGTGGTTGCCATCCTCCGCCTGACCGCTCGCGTCGTGCGCACCGTGGAACTGGAGGTGGTAACCGAGGTCACCGGGGTCGAGGGTTTGCAGGTCCAGCGGGAGGCTATCCGCACCGAAGTCACTGTGGGTGAGGGCGAGCGGCAGGCAGTGGTGCAGAGCACCATCCCCGTGCCTCCTCAGAAACCTTCTGTTGCCCAGGTCATCGACTTCCTGGCCACCACCCGCGTGACCGAAGTGCGCCCCTTGCCCAACAAGGTAATCGTCGAGGGTGAAATCGACATCAAGATCATCTACGAGGCAGCGGTGCCCACGCAGACGGTGCACGTCCTGCACGCCACCATCCCGTTCCACCAGTTCGTGGAGGTGCCCGGTGCCCAGCCTGGCATGATGGTGACCGCCGACGTCAGCATCGAGCACGCCACCTTCGAGGTGGGGCCGGAAGGGCGCAGCATCGTGGCCCGCATCATCCTGATGGTGCGTGCCCGGGTCACCCGCACGGAAACCATCAACGTGGTGGTCAACGTGACGGGCGTGGCCGGCCTGCAGGTGGAGTTCGCCACGGTGAGAGTGGTCGAGGCACGCGGGCAGGGCACCACTCAGAGTATCGTACGCGAGGTCGTGGACATCCCCGAGACCAAACCCGATGCCGTGCAGATCCTGGACATCCGTACCACGGCCCGCACCCGCCGGGTGATCGTGGTGCCGCGCAAGGTGATCATCGAGGGCACCTTGCAGCAGAAGATCATGTACGAGGGCCGCACCTTCGACCAGGCCGTCCACGTGGTCGAGCACACCACCGACTTCTCCAATTTCGTCGTTAATCTTCCCTTGCCACTGCGCACCGCCGGTTGGTAGATGGTGCCCGCGTGCCAGGATTGGCATGTGGAGCTTGCGACATCGTGGGGCGCCCGCAACTCCGCCCTTGGTCGTGCACGTCCAGCACCGCCTCAGGGCGGGCACTTGACAAGAGCGTATCCGTGTATACAATCATCCTTAAATCCAACAGGAAAGGGGTAAGGGCGGTGGGGGGCAGGCGCATCTTTGTGGTGGATACTACCCTCCGCGATGGGGAGCAGACGGCCGGTGTGGTGTTCACACCCCAGGAAAAGGAGTACATTGCGTGCCTCCTGGACGATCTGGGGGTGGACGAAATCGAGGCTGGCATTCCGGTGATGGGGGGAGCTGAGAAGGAGGCAGTACGGGCAATTGCCCGTCTGGGGTTGAGGGCGAGGGTCATGGCCTGGAACCGGGCGCTCCCGGAGGACCTGCGTCACTCGCTGGAGTGTGAGGTCCAGGCGGTGGCACTGTCCATCTCCGTTTCCGACATCCAGATCCAAAAGAAGTTGAGGGCGACCCGACGGTGGGTTCTGGAAACCATGGCGCGCACCACGGAGATGGCTAGGGAGCAGCGGCTCTACGTCTCGGTGAGCGCGGAAGACGCCTCGCGGGCTGACCCCGATTTCCTCGTGGAATTCGCCAGGACGGCGCGGGACGCGGGCGCTCACCGCCTCCGCTTCTGCGATACAGTCGGCATGATGCATCCCCTGGCGGTGCATGGTGCGGTGGCCCGGTTACTCGAAGCAGTACCGGGGTTGCCGGTAGAGATGCACACCCACAATGACCTGGGACTGGCCACCGCCAACGCACTGGCCGGGGTCATGGCGGGGGCGTCCTTCGTGGGCGTGACAGTGGGCGGGCTGGGCGAGAGAGCCGGCAACGCGGCCCTGGAAGAAGTGGTGATGGGGCTCAAGCACCTTCTGGGGTACGAGACGGGGATTGATACCCGCTGCCTGGCCCGGGTTGCCGATTACGTGGGCGCTGCGGCGGGCAGGCCGGTACCGGCAGGCAAGCCGGTGGTG is a genomic window containing:
- a CDS encoding DMT family transporter, coding for MHPSPYGVLGAAVVSVSFSSLFIRLSSAPPLAIAAYRMGITTLILAALLMILDRGALRHLGRKELGWCLLSGFFLALHFAAWITSLFYTTVASSTVLVSMQPLFVMAGSHFLYREKVPPLGLAAAALAIAGSGFIGGGDLRAGGAFLWGDILALFGAAMVAGYVLIGRRLRQRLSLLGYTVPVYGFCSLVLFAMCALTGQPLAGFSGRDWLLFLSLAVVPTIGGHTLYNYTLRFLPAHVVSVASLGEPVGASLLVLAFLGEVPAATTVLGGFLALGGIAWFLVLTTPVRGKRWNARVC
- a CDS encoding biotin-dependent carboxyltransferase family protein, whose protein sequence is MGLIRVVEGGLLTTVQDLGRFGYQALGVSPAGAVDEYAFRLANWAVGNPPGAAALEITLVGPRLSFTRETLVAITGADLGPVVDGEPFPMWKAVTVPAGGTLAFTGGARGCRAYLAVAGGIDVPPVLGSRSTDLLGRFGGLEGRALRAGDELPIGAPPAGAGPRPIPPELVPLYPEHVLARVVLGPQEDHFTSEGLRVFLGSCYQVTPQSDRMGLRLEGPVIRHRGRADIVSDGMPAGAVQVPQDGRPLVVLANRQTVGGYPKIATVISADLWRLAQLRPGCRVSFRAVTPEEAHRLAIRYWQLWDEDQLAARVREQTTRWQITISGFRYSLSLEESQEE
- a CDS encoding DUF296 domain-containing protein; amino-acid sequence: MELLVREFGTGRCLMGRLSPGDDLLGTLEALVRERSITSGQVQFIGALQKGALGYYDQTVRQYRVITLDRHLEIAAGMGNVSLRDGQPMVHAHLVLSDEEGHCWGGHLVPGNVVFACEFALLVLEGEPWSRYPDDYTGLALWRQPGAATAACRPAAGCGARRGN
- a CDS encoding M23 family metallopeptidase; its protein translation is MPGKTQCGPPARLATMLFLLGLCLVGTTGCRQSLPFHPPPASPQFLLVVEPADLAPGEAALGTLWTIGGPLPAATLEAFGREQPMFQVGNRLVALVGVPASQDPGKALVTARLEGPGAPGEVTAMVNVRPRQFPVSRIRATPSQTEARSEQKLREDQARVRKAKSNSAPRPLWEGEFIMPVDAPVSTPYGLTRYINDREAGRHSGIDLAAPAGAPVLATNGGQVVFAGRLHAAGLTVIIDHGLFLFSSYSHLSRIGVKVGDRVTKGQVVGWVGNTGFSTGPHLHWSTTVGFTAVDPMSLIGPRPWLQSLSR
- a CDS encoding SagB/ThcOx family dehydrogenase, giving the protein MERETPAGWQMQRVSSYHRGQSFPGRQGERPAPYREYPERLALVQLPQPVTTGGPGLWEVMRTRRTERSYRPDAITPVEVAQLVWAAQGITGNHLRLRTVPSAGALHPFELFLVVNRVTGLEPGLYHYHVPTASLEFLRPGELGDTLARAALDQDMMSRAALNVALAAVVRRAVWRYHERAWRYMYLDAGHIMQNLALAAAALGLGLCPIGAYYDGEVDHLFGLDGEEETIMYMASIGRRL
- the nifV gene encoding homocitrate synthase; its protein translation is MGGRRIFVVDTTLRDGEQTAGVVFTPQEKEYIACLLDDLGVDEIEAGIPVMGGAEKEAVRAIARLGLRARVMAWNRALPEDLRHSLECEVQAVALSISVSDIQIQKKLRATRRWVLETMARTTEMAREQRLYVSVSAEDASRADPDFLVEFARTARDAGAHRLRFCDTVGMMHPLAVHGAVARLLEAVPGLPVEMHTHNDLGLATANALAGVMAGASFVGVTVGGLGERAGNAALEEVVMGLKHLLGYETGIDTRCLARVADYVGAAAGRPVPAGKPVVGPGVFAHESGIHVDGVLKDPSTYEPFDPAEVGLVRRLVVGKHSGAAAILASLRRSGIEPDGTLIPDLLARVRQCAVDLKRSLQDWELVRLYRKLEGQRMANAGSQ
- the pxpB gene encoding 5-oxoprolinase subunit PxpB, which codes for MYAKPRYLVAGDSSLVVELGEGIDPAVNRRVQGLARLIREHGPAGVVEVIPSYRSVLVYYRPWELPPHALLGWLARLEVWEPDPAPSRLVRIPVAYGGEFGPDLEEIARFSRLSPEEVVAIHAGQEYMVYCLGFAPGFPFLGKVPPEIAMPRLATPRTRVPAGSVGIAGEQTGIYPSESPGGWRLLGRTPLSLFVPRRDPPALLQPGDRVRLQPISAEEFREWQERAQRCGPEELWGGLVEEGREEGSGSPWD
- a CDS encoding DUF3794 domain-containing protein, translating into MSQIRQQLIVTREPLRLEEVVAEGTTQQNVLGTIVVPPQKPSVTQVIDSMGQVTITKVTVVPDKVLVEGILSVKVIYEAAVPAQTVHVVHGDIAFTGFVVLPGVEPDMVAQVTAEIEHLAVDVGVDGRTLEVVAILRLTARVVRTVELEVVTEVTGVEGLQVQREAIRTEVTVGEGERQAVVQSTIPVPPQKPSVAQVIDFLATTRVTEVRPLPNKVIVEGEIDIKIIYEAAVPTQTVHVLHATIPFHQFVEVPGAQPGMMVTADVSIEHATFEVGPEGRSIVARIILMVRARVTRTETINVVVNVTGVAGLQVEFATVRVVEARGQGTTQSIVREVVDIPETKPDAVQILDIRTTARTRRVIVVPRKVIIEGTLQQKIMYEGRTFDQAVHVVEHTTDFSNFVVNLPLPLRTAGW
- a CDS encoding NifU family protein, giving the protein MQDKVEAVLTRVRPMLQADGGDVELVGIEGGVVKVRLKGTCGGCPFAAMTIKNGIEAALKAEIPEVKSVQAV
- a CDS encoding MFS transporter, with the translated sequence MSRVIARWRQRFRLLLLAYQLPDAVTRENAYNSLVDGALFAAAQGLTNPFLGPFAMALGGSDVHVGLVTAAPALGGLVGQLPAVWLTERSPTRMPVVLAYTLVHRLFFLFFAALPFLVGIPRAWLLVIGLGLATIPATVTNTAWTTLMAELFPGRLRAQVFADRNMWAALATLAGTAVAGPLLDALPEPWNWWALFLLAFACLMGSYLFLARLREETPRAGVPAGQASAGLRGYGEILRNREFLAFLFPVAVFYSGMMLAVPMYPIIYVRKLDLANSWIASFSLVSGICSVVTYRYWGRVCVRRGNHFVFTLAAAVHVAFPLGYALAGSPYVLLFWSVVGGVFGAAFNLALFNLLLDVSPGEGRPRYVGVYNLVINGTTLIFPMLGVAAFMAWGLYVAMGISTLGRLLGTGLLIYYARTTRPGLPRAVAQLPA